A single region of the Paraburkholderia sp. SOS3 genome encodes:
- the aepX gene encoding phosphoenolpyruvate mutase yields the protein MNAREPSFSATSVTSRSARLRQMLLSSELEFLMEAHNGLSARIVREAGFKAIWGSGLTISAQFGVRDNNEASWTQVVDQLEFMADASDLPILLDGDTGYGNFNNVRRLVRKLEQRGIAGVCIEDKQFPKTNSFINGERQPLADVDEFCGKIKAGKDSQLDENFSIVARVEALIAGWGMEEALRRAEAYRQAGADAILMHSKLSKPDEILEFAREWAGRGPIVIVPTKYYSTPTDVFRKAGISAVIWANHQLRAAVSAMQAVVKDIYEHQTLVNVEDRVATVNEIFRLQDADEYSEAEDRYLSASRASGSAVVLAASRGKGLEAVTADRPKVMLPIAGKPLLRWLVDAFKKQGVNDITVVGGYRADAIDTAGIKLVVNEQHETTGELSSLACALDRLQGDTVVSYGDLLFRSYIVRDLVESEAPFCVVVDSSDASETHAANRSVRDFAWCSASDDRDLFGNKVLLSRVSSDESDAPAGAASKAPQGRWVGLMNVRGAGLARLKEVVAQLRTRADFASLDMPALLNALIEAGEEVEVQYVHGHWRGVNDLEDFRRAGDFAHAQTPLAQAGGADEGAR from the coding sequence ATGAATGCACGCGAACCTTCTTTCTCCGCCACCTCGGTCACGTCGCGCAGCGCACGCCTGCGCCAGATGCTGCTCAGCAGCGAACTCGAATTCCTGATGGAAGCGCATAACGGCCTGTCGGCGCGCATCGTGCGCGAAGCGGGCTTCAAGGCGATCTGGGGCTCCGGTCTGACGATTTCCGCGCAATTCGGCGTGCGCGACAACAACGAGGCGAGCTGGACTCAGGTCGTCGATCAGCTCGAATTCATGGCCGACGCGAGCGACCTGCCGATTCTGCTCGATGGTGACACCGGTTACGGCAACTTCAACAACGTGCGCCGCCTTGTGCGCAAGCTCGAGCAGCGCGGCATCGCGGGCGTGTGCATCGAAGACAAGCAGTTTCCGAAAACGAACAGCTTTATCAACGGCGAACGCCAGCCGCTCGCGGATGTCGACGAATTCTGCGGCAAGATCAAGGCCGGCAAGGATTCGCAGCTCGACGAAAACTTTTCGATCGTCGCGCGCGTCGAGGCGCTGATCGCGGGCTGGGGCATGGAAGAGGCGCTGCGCCGCGCCGAAGCGTACCGGCAAGCAGGCGCCGACGCGATCCTGATGCACAGCAAGCTGTCGAAGCCCGACGAGATTCTCGAGTTCGCGCGCGAATGGGCCGGCCGCGGGCCGATCGTGATCGTGCCGACCAAGTACTACAGCACGCCGACCGATGTGTTCCGCAAGGCCGGCATCAGCGCGGTGATCTGGGCGAACCATCAGCTGCGCGCGGCCGTGTCGGCGATGCAGGCGGTCGTCAAGGACATCTACGAGCACCAGACGCTCGTCAACGTCGAAGATCGCGTGGCGACCGTCAACGAGATTTTCCGTCTGCAGGACGCGGACGAATATTCGGAAGCGGAAGACCGCTACCTGTCCGCCTCGCGCGCATCGGGCTCGGCTGTCGTGCTCGCGGCGAGCCGCGGCAAGGGTCTCGAAGCCGTCACGGCCGACCGTCCGAAGGTCATGCTGCCGATCGCCGGCAAGCCGCTGTTGCGCTGGCTCGTCGATGCGTTCAAGAAGCAGGGTGTCAACGACATCACGGTGGTCGGCGGTTATCGCGCCGACGCGATCGACACGGCCGGTATCAAGCTCGTCGTGAACGAACAGCACGAAACGACGGGCGAGCTCTCGTCGCTGGCCTGCGCGCTCGATCGTCTGCAGGGCGATACGGTTGTCTCATACGGCGATCTGCTGTTCCGCAGCTATATCGTGCGCGACCTCGTCGAAAGCGAAGCGCCGTTCTGCGTCGTCGTCGATTCGTCGGATGCGTCGGAAACGCATGCGGCCAACCGCAGCGTGCGCGATTTCGCATGGTGTTCGGCGTCGGACGACCGTGACCTGTTCGGCAACAAGGTGCTGCTGAGCCGCGTGTCGAGCGACGAGAGCGATGCGCCGGCCGGCGCGGCGTCGAAGGCGCCGCAAGGCCGCTGGGTCGGGCTCATGAACGTGCGCGGCGCGGGTCTCGCGCGCCTCAAGGAAGTGGTGGCGCAACTGCGCACGCGTGCAGACTTTGCGTCGCTCGACATGCCGGCGCTGCTCAATGCGCTGATCGAAGCGGGCGAAGAGGTCGAAGTGCAATACGTGCACGGCCACTGGCGCGGCGTCAACGATCTCGAAGACTTCCGCCGCGCCGGCGATTTCGCGCACGCGCAGACGCCGCTCGCACAAGCTGGCGGCGCAGACGAGGGCGCACGATGA
- a CDS encoding PAAR domain-containing protein has translation MKRFYILQGDKTTAGGLVVDGLDYAFHHGTKFSFLGANVYCPACGTNGVIVPIGPRRKSNLLGKQFALEGDACCCRCHPSPALIASQRQSGDFFEVHELVEMGLTPQGLRAAKPPNINFDERIRVVNPAGLPMAGVPYHIQTRSGEAYKGLTDSEGYSERVYTEIEQQLSVALGGEALARWNA, from the coding sequence ATGAAGCGGTTCTATATCTTGCAAGGCGACAAGACGACGGCCGGCGGGCTGGTCGTCGATGGTCTGGACTATGCGTTTCACCACGGCACGAAATTTAGCTTTCTCGGAGCCAATGTGTATTGCCCGGCCTGTGGGACGAATGGAGTAATTGTGCCTATAGGCCCCCGCAGAAAATCAAACTTGCTCGGCAAGCAATTTGCGCTCGAAGGCGATGCATGTTGCTGCAGATGTCACCCTTCTCCTGCTCTCATTGCATCACAACGCCAATCAGGTGATTTCTTCGAGGTGCACGAGCTTGTGGAAATGGGATTGACGCCTCAAGGCTTAAGAGCCGCTAAACCACCCAATATAAATTTCGACGAACGCATTCGCGTGGTGAACCCGGCTGGATTGCCCATGGCTGGTGTTCCTTATCACATCCAGACGCGATCGGGCGAAGCATATAAAGGGCTAACAGATTCCGAAGGCTACAGTGAGCGTGTCTACACGGAGATCGAGCAGCAACTGAGTGTCGCCTTGGGCGGTGAAGCGCTTGCGAGGTGGAACGCATGA
- a CDS encoding cytochrome c biogenesis protein DipZ, giving the protein MIPFLIAWLGGVLTIVSPCILPVLPFVFARTGKPFLQSGLPLLAGMAATFSAVGALAAVGGGWAVAANQYGRIAALVVLALFGLTLLLPKLSDSMTRPLVALGARLSETAQGADNKQTISETIWASLLLGVATGLLWAPCAGPILGLILTGAALQGASVHTSLLLLSYAAGAATSLALALVVGGKVFSGMKQSLHISEWLKRGLGVAVLAGVAAIAAHADTGFLTHLSLAGTNSLEQNVLDRLHPAKNAPREAMAAALSGNAAAAGVESSQAMSRASQAAQPGSPAPLPVEGTLPSLDGAVQWLNSPPLTAAQLRGKVVLIDFWTYSCINCLRTLPYVQAWADKYKDAGLVVIGVHTPEFAFEKDVGNVSRAVKDLKVNFPVAIDDNYKIWRAFDNQYWPADYFVDAQGRIRAHHFGEGDYAGSEQVIRQLLTEAGAHNLPGGMVKDTGTGAEAAPEMADIQSPETYVGYDRATNFASPGEPVLDKPHRYTLGNGLGLNDWALDGTWTLGAEHTDLDQPGGAIAFRFHARDLHLVLGPTANGQPVRFQVMIDGKAPGSNHGSDTDANGNGTVTTQRLYQLIRQSGTITDHTFEIRFLDPGVRAYAFTFG; this is encoded by the coding sequence ATGATTCCGTTTCTGATCGCATGGCTGGGGGGCGTGCTGACGATCGTCAGCCCCTGCATCCTGCCGGTTCTGCCGTTCGTGTTCGCACGCACGGGCAAGCCGTTTCTGCAAAGCGGGCTGCCGCTGCTCGCCGGCATGGCCGCCACCTTCAGCGCGGTCGGCGCGCTGGCCGCGGTCGGCGGCGGCTGGGCGGTCGCCGCGAACCAGTACGGCCGCATCGCCGCGCTCGTCGTGCTTGCGCTGTTCGGCCTGACACTGCTGCTGCCGAAGCTGTCCGACTCGATGACGCGGCCGCTCGTCGCGCTCGGCGCGCGGCTTTCGGAGACCGCACAAGGCGCCGATAACAAACAGACGATCTCGGAGACGATCTGGGCATCGCTGCTGCTCGGCGTCGCGACGGGCCTGCTGTGGGCGCCGTGCGCGGGCCCGATTCTCGGGCTGATCCTGACCGGCGCCGCGTTGCAAGGCGCGAGCGTGCACACGTCGTTGCTGCTGCTTTCGTATGCGGCCGGCGCAGCGACATCGCTGGCGCTCGCGCTCGTGGTCGGCGGCAAGGTGTTCAGCGGGATGAAGCAATCGCTGCACATCAGCGAGTGGCTCAAGCGCGGGCTCGGCGTGGCCGTGCTCGCGGGTGTCGCGGCGATTGCGGCGCATGCGGACACGGGTTTTCTCACACATCTGTCGCTTGCCGGTACGAATAGCCTCGAGCAGAACGTGCTCGACCGCTTGCATCCGGCGAAAAATGCTCCGCGGGAAGCGATGGCCGCGGCTCTATCGGGCAACGCCGCCGCGGCAGGCGTCGAAAGCTCGCAGGCCATGTCGCGGGCAAGCCAGGCGGCCCAACCGGGCAGTCCCGCACCGCTGCCCGTCGAAGGCACGCTGCCGTCGCTCGACGGCGCCGTGCAATGGCTGAATTCACCGCCGCTCACCGCGGCGCAACTGCGCGGCAAGGTCGTGCTGATCGACTTCTGGACCTACTCGTGCATCAACTGCCTGCGCACGCTGCCGTACGTGCAAGCGTGGGCCGACAAGTACAAGGACGCAGGCCTCGTGGTGATCGGCGTGCATACGCCCGAGTTTGCGTTCGAAAAGGACGTCGGCAACGTGAGCCGCGCGGTGAAGGACCTGAAGGTGAACTTCCCCGTTGCGATCGACGACAACTACAAGATCTGGCGCGCGTTCGACAATCAATACTGGCCTGCCGATTACTTCGTCGACGCGCAAGGCAGGATTCGCGCGCACCACTTCGGCGAAGGCGACTATGCAGGCTCCGAGCAGGTGATCCGTCAACTGCTGACCGAAGCGGGCGCGCACAACCTGCCGGGCGGCATGGTGAAGGACACCGGCACGGGCGCAGAAGCCGCGCCCGAGATGGCCGACATCCAGTCGCCGGAGACCTACGTCGGCTACGACCGCGCGACGAACTTCGCGTCGCCGGGCGAACCGGTGCTCGACAAGCCGCACCGTTACACGCTCGGCAATGGCCTCGGCCTGAACGACTGGGCGCTCGACGGCACGTGGACGCTCGGCGCCGAGCATACCGATCTCGATCAGCCGGGCGGCGCGATTGCATTCCGCTTCCATGCACGCGATCTGCATCTCGTGCTCGGACCGACTGCGAACGGACAGCCGGTGCGCTTCCAGGTGATGATCGACGGCAAGGCGCCGGGCTCGAATCACGGCAGCGATACCGACGCGAACGGCAACGGCACGGTCACCACGCAGCGGCTCTATCAGCTGATCCGCCAGAGCGGCACGATTACCGACCACACGTTTGAAATCCGCTTTCTCGACCCGGGCGTGCGCGCATACGCGTTCACGTTCGGTTGA
- the aqpZ gene encoding aquaporin Z — protein MSLSKRLVAELFGTFWLVLGGCGSAVLAASFAGPEHGLGIGFVGVSLAFGLTVLTMAYAIGHVSGCHLNPAVSIGLATAGRFPMRDVVPYIVAQLAGAILGALVLSLIASGKPGFDLVASGFASNGYGERSPGHYTMAAAFICEAVMTGFFLFVILGATDQRAPAGFAPIAIGLCLTLIHLVSIPVTNTSVNPARSTGPALFAGGAAVDQLWLFWVAPIVGAIVSGIAYPIVAGSTKRCEVRASGATA, from the coding sequence ATGTCCTTGTCCAAACGTCTCGTCGCCGAACTGTTCGGCACTTTCTGGCTCGTTCTCGGCGGCTGCGGCAGCGCCGTCCTCGCGGCGAGCTTCGCAGGTCCCGAACACGGGCTCGGCATCGGCTTCGTCGGCGTGTCGCTCGCCTTCGGCCTGACCGTGCTGACGATGGCATACGCCATCGGCCACGTGTCGGGTTGCCATCTGAATCCCGCCGTCAGCATCGGGCTCGCGACCGCGGGCCGCTTTCCGATGCGCGACGTCGTGCCGTATATCGTCGCGCAACTCGCGGGCGCGATTCTCGGCGCCCTCGTGCTGTCGCTGATCGCCTCCGGCAAGCCCGGCTTCGACCTCGTGGCCAGCGGCTTCGCCAGCAACGGCTACGGCGAGCGCTCGCCCGGCCATTACACGATGGCCGCCGCGTTCATCTGCGAAGCGGTGATGACGGGCTTCTTCCTGTTCGTGATTCTCGGCGCAACGGATCAACGCGCGCCGGCCGGCTTCGCGCCGATCGCGATCGGCCTGTGCCTGACGCTGATTCACCTGGTCTCGATTCCGGTGACGAACACGTCGGTCAATCCGGCTCGCTCGACGGGTCCGGCGCTTTTCGCCGGCGGCGCCGCCGTCGACCAGTTGTGGCTGTTCTGGGTCGCGCCGATTGTCGGGGCGATCGTCTCGGGCATTGCGTATCCGATCGTGGCGGGCAGCACGAAGCGCTGCGAAGTGCGCGCATCGGGCGCGACGGCGTAA
- the aepY gene encoding phosphonopyruvate decarboxylase: MIEAAQFVEAARERGFDWYAGVPCSYLTPFINYVLQDPNLHYVSAANEGDAVAFVAGVTLGGKRGVTMMQNSGLGNAVSPLTSLTWTFRLPQLLIVTWRGQPGVPDEPQHALMGPITPAMLDTMEIPWETFPTEADAIGPALDRATRHMDETGRPYALVMQKGSVKPYELKAGTAAPRGAAKAAVTRLDGVAPDALPTRNEALQRVIAHAPLDSTVVLASTGFCGRELYAIDDRANQLYMVGSMGCLTPFALGLALARPDLHVVALDGDGAALMRMGVFATLGAYGTANLTHVLLDNGAHDSTGGQATVSPQVSFAGVAAACGYASAVETDQLRVLDEVLAAPRADGVGPRFVRLAIRRGTPDGLPRPTITPPDVKTRLMRHIGASAA, from the coding sequence ATGATCGAAGCAGCACAATTTGTCGAAGCGGCGCGCGAGCGCGGCTTCGACTGGTACGCGGGTGTGCCGTGTTCGTATCTGACGCCGTTCATCAACTACGTGCTGCAGGACCCGAATCTGCATTACGTGTCGGCGGCCAACGAAGGCGATGCGGTGGCGTTCGTCGCGGGCGTAACGCTCGGCGGCAAACGCGGCGTCACGATGATGCAGAACTCGGGGCTCGGCAATGCGGTGAGCCCGCTCACCTCGTTGACATGGACGTTCCGGCTGCCGCAATTGCTGATCGTCACGTGGCGCGGCCAGCCCGGTGTGCCCGACGAGCCGCAGCACGCGCTGATGGGCCCGATCACGCCGGCCATGCTCGACACGATGGAGATTCCGTGGGAGACGTTCCCGACCGAGGCCGACGCAATCGGTCCCGCGCTCGATCGCGCAACCAGACATATGGACGAAACGGGCCGGCCGTATGCGCTCGTGATGCAGAAGGGCAGTGTCAAACCGTATGAACTGAAAGCGGGCACTGCGGCGCCGCGCGGTGCGGCGAAAGCGGCGGTGACGCGGCTCGACGGCGTTGCGCCCGACGCATTGCCGACTCGCAACGAAGCGCTGCAGCGCGTGATCGCACATGCGCCGCTCGATTCGACGGTCGTGCTCGCGTCGACCGGTTTCTGCGGTCGCGAGCTGTATGCGATCGACGACCGTGCGAACCAGCTGTATATGGTCGGTTCGATGGGCTGCCTGACGCCGTTCGCGCTCGGCCTTGCGCTGGCGCGACCCGATCTGCACGTCGTCGCGCTCGATGGCGACGGTGCGGCACTGATGCGCATGGGCGTATTCGCTACGCTCGGCGCATATGGCACCGCGAATCTCACGCATGTGTTGCTCGATAATGGCGCGCACGATTCGACGGGCGGCCAGGCGACGGTGTCGCCGCAGGTATCGTTCGCCGGCGTCGCGGCCGCGTGCGGTTACGCATCGGCGGTGGAAACCGATCAACTGCGCGTGCTCGACGAGGTGCTCGCCGCGCCGCGTGCCGATGGCGTCGGCCCGCGTTTCGTGCGGCTCGCGATTCGCCGCGGCACGCCGGACGGCTTGCCGCGCCCGACGATCACGCCGCCCGATGTCAAGACCCGTCTGATGCGCCATATCGGCGCAAGTGCTGCGTAA
- a CDS encoding 2-aminoethylphosphonate aminotransferase — protein MLLLNPGPVTLSARVRNSLLQTDLCHRESEFFDLQDEARARLLQIYGLDPAQWTAVLMTGSGTAAVESMVAALVPGKGKLLVVENGVYGERIAAIATQYQIAQTVIRHEWMQAPDVARIAAALDADRAITHVAAIHHETTTGRLNDLRALAAVCRERGVRLLVDGVSSFGAEAIDFADTTIAAVAATANKCLHGVPGAAFVIVRRDALEVAASRTYYLDLGRLARLQDQRNTPFTPSVHAYYALVEALREMADEGGWTARHARYAALAEQVRAGLAARGMASVLPADQSSVVLRAYRLPGGVAYPQLHDALKARGFVIYAGQGGLSAELFRISTMGDIHAPDIERLLQGFDQLSK, from the coding sequence ATGTTATTGCTGAATCCCGGGCCAGTAACGCTGAGCGCCCGCGTGCGCAACAGTCTGCTGCAAACCGATCTGTGCCACCGCGAAAGCGAGTTCTTCGATTTGCAGGACGAAGCGCGCGCGCGTCTGCTGCAGATCTATGGTCTCGATCCTGCGCAGTGGACCGCGGTGCTGATGACGGGCTCCGGCACTGCCGCGGTCGAAAGCATGGTGGCCGCGCTCGTGCCCGGGAAAGGCAAGCTGCTCGTGGTCGAGAACGGTGTGTATGGCGAGCGTATCGCCGCGATCGCGACGCAATATCAGATCGCGCAGACGGTGATCAGACACGAATGGATGCAGGCGCCGGACGTGGCGCGCATTGCCGCCGCACTCGATGCCGATCGTGCGATCACGCACGTCGCGGCGATTCACCACGAAACGACGACGGGCCGGCTCAACGACCTGCGTGCGCTTGCCGCGGTATGCCGCGAGCGCGGCGTGCGCTTGCTCGTGGATGGCGTGAGCAGCTTCGGCGCCGAAGCGATCGACTTTGCCGATACGACGATCGCCGCGGTTGCGGCTACGGCAAACAAGTGTTTGCATGGCGTGCCGGGCGCGGCATTCGTGATCGTGCGACGCGACGCGCTCGAGGTGGCCGCGAGCCGTACGTACTATCTCGACCTTGGGCGGCTTGCACGTTTGCAGGATCAGCGCAATACGCCGTTTACGCCGTCGGTGCATGCGTATTACGCGCTCGTCGAAGCGCTGCGCGAGATGGCCGACGAAGGCGGATGGACTGCGCGGCATGCGCGCTATGCGGCGCTCGCCGAGCAGGTGCGGGCGGGATTGGCCGCGCGTGGGATGGCGAGCGTGTTGCCGGCCGACCAGTCGTCGGTCGTGCTGCGCGCATACCGGCTGCCGGGCGGGGTGGCGTATCCGCAATTGCACGATGCGCTGAAAGCGCGCGGCTTCGTTATCTACGCGGGGCAGGGTGGCTTGTCCGCGGAGCTGTTCCGGATTTCGACGATGGGCGATATCCATGCACCGGATATCGAGCGCTTATTGCAGGGATTCGATCAGTTGTCGAAGTAG
- a CDS encoding methyl-accepting chemotaxis protein, producing MTLNKKLGSMIAVLWIGLILIGAFGAWQTRASMIAERRAQLMTLGQEADSIVNHFYTLSQQHAIDEAEAKKQALAAVGALRYGADGYFSINDSKPVMLMHPIKPELDGKNLAQFADPAGTHVFIEIVKAGDRNSGGDFVDYLWSKPGNEKPVPKTSFSLRFAPWDWYLVTGMYMDDVRSAFIGNLVRWLAITFALGALATIVMVLVLRSVRRTLGGDLEVAVAATQRMASGDLATAVPVSAGDHTSLLHALSAMQQGLVATVSQVRIGTENIDVGATEIAAGNTDLSQRTEEQAAALVQTASSMDQMTHNVKHNADSAAQAAELASQAADVASRGSQVVDDVVRTMGDITNSSRQIGDIIGVIDGIAFQTNILALNAAVEAARAGEQGRGFAVVAAEVRSLAQRSATAAKEIKALIETSTGSVDAGAELVASAGSTMGEIVQSVRRVNQILEEISRASREQSAGIEQVNRAVGEMDQVTQQNAALVEQAAAAAHSLKDQVSGLRDAISAFTLPVGA from the coding sequence ATGACCCTCAACAAGAAACTCGGCTCGATGATTGCCGTGCTGTGGATCGGCCTGATCCTGATCGGCGCGTTCGGCGCGTGGCAGACCCGCGCATCGATGATCGCGGAACGCCGCGCGCAACTGATGACGCTCGGCCAGGAAGCCGATTCGATCGTCAACCACTTCTACACGCTGTCGCAGCAGCACGCGATCGACGAAGCGGAAGCGAAGAAGCAGGCGCTCGCCGCGGTGGGCGCGCTGCGCTATGGCGCCGACGGCTATTTCTCGATCAACGATTCGAAGCCGGTGATGCTCATGCATCCGATCAAGCCCGAGCTGGACGGCAAGAACCTTGCGCAGTTCGCCGACCCTGCGGGCACCCATGTATTCATCGAGATCGTGAAGGCCGGCGACCGCAATAGCGGCGGCGACTTCGTCGATTATCTGTGGTCGAAGCCCGGCAACGAAAAACCCGTGCCGAAGACGAGCTTTTCGCTGCGCTTCGCGCCGTGGGACTGGTATCTCGTCACCGGCATGTACATGGACGACGTGCGCAGCGCGTTCATCGGCAACCTCGTGCGCTGGCTCGCCATCACGTTCGCGCTCGGCGCGCTCGCCACCATCGTGATGGTGCTCGTGCTGCGCAGCGTGCGGCGTACGCTCGGCGGCGACCTCGAAGTCGCGGTCGCGGCCACGCAGCGCATGGCAAGCGGCGACCTCGCGACCGCCGTGCCGGTATCCGCCGGCGATCATACGAGCCTGCTGCATGCGCTCTCCGCGATGCAACAGGGGCTCGTCGCGACGGTCTCGCAAGTACGCATCGGCACCGAAAATATCGATGTGGGCGCAACGGAAATCGCCGCGGGCAATACCGACCTGTCGCAACGCACCGAGGAACAGGCGGCGGCGCTCGTGCAAACCGCATCGAGCATGGACCAGATGACGCACAACGTGAAGCACAACGCGGACAGCGCCGCGCAAGCGGCCGAGCTCGCGAGCCAGGCGGCCGATGTCGCGTCGCGCGGCAGCCAGGTCGTCGACGATGTCGTGCGCACGATGGGCGACATCACGAACAGCTCGCGGCAGATTGGCGACATCATCGGCGTGATCGACGGCATCGCGTTCCAGACGAACATCCTCGCACTGAACGCGGCCGTCGAAGCGGCGCGCGCGGGCGAACAGGGCCGCGGCTTCGCGGTCGTCGCGGCCGAGGTGCGCAGCCTCGCGCAGCGATCGGCCACGGCGGCCAAGGAGATCAAGGCGCTGATCGAGACGTCGACGGGCAGCGTCGATGCGGGCGCCGAACTCGTCGCGAGCGCGGGTTCGACGATGGGCGAGATCGTGCAATCGGTACGGCGCGTCAACCAGATTCTCGAAGAGATCAGCCGCGCATCGCGCGAGCAAAGCGCCGGCATCGAGCAGGTCAATCGCGCGGTCGGCGAGATGGATCAGGTCACGCAGCAGAACGCGGCGCTCGTCGAGCAAGCGGCGGCCGCCGCGCATTCGCTGAAAGACCAGGTGAGCGGGCTGCGCGACGCGATCTCCGCTTTCACGCTGCCCGTAGGAGCATAG
- a CDS encoding LysR family transcriptional regulator translates to MKTDINSDLEFFVLLARHESLSAAARALDLTPPAATRRLAQMEEKLGVRLVNRTTRTVSLTAEGEIYLQHAARILAQVQEMEDAVSSHGAAPRGLLRVNASLGFGRTTIAPVVSKFAKAYPDVEVQFEVTDRPIDLIENAFDLAIRFGELPDQRLNARRIMSNRRFLCASPAYLERNGTPQKVADLAHHRCIVHRQNDDAYGIWRFVREQHSEAVKVHGMLSSNDGDIVLGWALDGHGILIRSEWDLEKYVKSGRLRVVLPDFVLPDADLFVYYPSRQNQAARVRAFIDFLVEQFEPPARKGR, encoded by the coding sequence GTGAAAACCGACATCAACTCCGACCTCGAGTTTTTCGTCCTGCTGGCGCGCCACGAGAGCCTCTCGGCGGCGGCCCGCGCGCTCGATCTGACGCCGCCCGCGGCGACGCGGCGCCTCGCCCAGATGGAGGAAAAACTCGGCGTGCGGCTCGTAAACCGCACGACGCGCACGGTGAGCCTGACGGCGGAAGGCGAGATCTACCTGCAGCACGCGGCGCGCATCCTCGCGCAGGTGCAGGAAATGGAGGACGCCGTGTCGAGCCACGGCGCCGCGCCGCGCGGCCTGCTGCGCGTGAACGCGTCGCTCGGCTTTGGGCGCACGACCATTGCGCCGGTCGTATCGAAGTTTGCGAAGGCGTATCCCGATGTCGAAGTGCAATTCGAGGTGACCGACCGGCCAATCGATCTGATTGAAAACGCCTTCGATCTGGCCATCCGCTTCGGCGAGTTGCCCGATCAGCGCCTCAATGCGCGGCGCATCATGTCGAACCGGCGCTTTCTATGCGCGTCGCCGGCCTATCTGGAACGCAACGGCACGCCGCAGAAAGTGGCCGATCTCGCGCATCACCGCTGCATCGTGCACCGTCAGAACGACGACGCTTACGGTATCTGGCGCTTCGTGCGCGAGCAGCACAGCGAAGCGGTCAAGGTGCACGGGATGCTGTCGAGCAACGACGGCGACATCGTGCTCGGCTGGGCGCTCGACGGTCACGGCATCCTGATCCGCTCGGAGTGGGATCTCGAGAAATACGTGAAAAGCGGCCGGCTGCGTGTCGTGCTGCCCGATTTCGTGCTGCCGGACGCCGATCTTTTCGTGTACTACCCGAGCCGCCAGAACCAGGCGGCGCGCGTGCGCGCATTCATCGACTTCCTCGTGGAACAGTTCGAGCCGCCGGCGCGAAAAGGTCGTTAG
- the msrA gene encoding peptide-methionine (S)-S-oxide reductase MsrA has product MKNEVSQQPSRKGATAAQRLRRRLPFVALFAALVAGVGFTQRHVMADEAHMVPPPAVDETAANAPASETVVLAGGCFWGVQGVFQHVKGVTSATSGYTGGAQAAAEYETVSTGTTGHAESVRVTFDPHQISYGRILQIYFSVAHDPTELNRQGPDVGTQYRSTIFPTTPEQARIAKSYIAQLSNAHVFADKIVTTIESDRTFYPAEAYHQNYLTLHPDQPYIAFNDIPKVQDLKKLFPTQYRDKPVLVKVASAS; this is encoded by the coding sequence ATGAAGAACGAAGTTAGCCAACAACCCTCGCGCAAGGGCGCCACGGCGGCGCAACGATTGCGCCGCCGCCTGCCGTTTGTCGCGCTTTTCGCCGCGCTCGTGGCGGGCGTCGGTTTCACTCAACGGCACGTCATGGCCGACGAGGCACACATGGTGCCACCGCCGGCAGTCGATGAGACGGCAGCGAACGCGCCTGCCTCGGAGACGGTCGTGCTGGCGGGCGGCTGTTTCTGGGGCGTGCAGGGTGTGTTCCAGCACGTCAAGGGCGTGACGAGCGCGACGTCGGGCTATACCGGCGGCGCGCAAGCGGCAGCCGAATACGAGACGGTGAGCACCGGCACGACGGGCCATGCGGAATCGGTGCGCGTGACGTTCGATCCGCATCAGATCAGCTACGGACGCATCCTGCAGATTTACTTTTCTGTTGCGCACGACCCGACCGAGCTGAACCGGCAAGGGCCGGACGTCGGCACGCAGTACCGCTCGACGATCTTCCCGACCACGCCCGAGCAGGCCCGCATCGCGAAGTCGTATATCGCGCAGTTGAGCAACGCGCACGTGTTCGCCGATAAGATCGTGACGACGATCGAGTCGGATCGCACGTTTTATCCGGCTGAGGCGTATCACCAGAACTACCTGACGTTGCACCCGGATCAGCCGTATATCGCGTTCAACGATATTCCGAAGGTCCAGGATCTGAAGAAGCTGTTTCCGACGCAGTATCGGGACAAGCCGGTGCTGGTGAAGGTGGCTTCGGCTTCGTGA